In Thalassotalea fonticola, a single genomic region encodes these proteins:
- a CDS encoding pilin yields MKNMKSSQGFTLIELMIVVAIIGILASIALPAYSDYTSKAKGANALASMGGDKIKIAEFYSFSNKTIGACAASKLTSGTSCVDTTEGTVVLSYTEDSVKVDLEATAAATGGGLTWGCTTSGVNFKGCGI; encoded by the coding sequence ATGAAAAACATGAAATCAAGCCAGGGTTTTACCCTAATCGAATTAATGATCGTTGTTGCGATCATCGGTATTCTTGCTTCAATCGCACTACCTGCTTACAGTGATTACACATCAAAAGCCAAAGGCGCTAATGCATTAGCTTCTATGGGTGGTGATAAAATTAAAATTGCTGAATTTTACTCTTTTTCAAATAAAACTATCGGCGCTTGTGCAGCATCTAAATTAACTTCAGGCACATCTTGTGTTGATACTACTGAAGGAACTGTTGTACTTTCTTATACAGAAGATAGCGTTAAAGTTGACCTAGAAGCAACAGCTGCTGCTACTGGTGGCGGTTTAACTTGGGGTTGTACAACAAGCGGTGTTAACTTCAAAGGTTGTGGTATTTAA
- the pilB gene encoding type IV-A pilus assembly ATPase PilB — MKGIHRQSSLLSALVRNEIIAKEKAADIFSISQKKKQSIISYLITENKLSPLILAKVLSKSFGYPLIDLKRIDLSLLPEGLRSEKLILKHKALPLYLRGGILFVAVSDPTNIDALEEFQFNTGFNTEMVLTDEKTLIDTIENILEDENSALDISDLDQEELGDLDVEDEKKEEDSTSGADDAPIVVYINKILLDAIKKGASDLHFEPFEHKFRIRFRVDGILTEVATPPVNLSGRMTARLKVMSKLDIAERRVPQDGRIKLAVSKKKSIDFRVSTLPTMWGEKVVMRILDSSSAKLGIDILGYEDEQKQLYLDALSKPQGMILVTGPTGSGKTVSLYTGLNILNTEERNISTAEDPVEINLEGVNQVQINNRAGLDFSSALKSFLRQDPDIVMVGEIRDLETAEIAIKAAQTGHLVLSTLHTNSAAETLTRLLNMGVPSYNVASSVTLIIAQRLARRLCNHCKIEDDISEQALIEFGFEPSEVPSLKIFKAVGCDECTKGYKGRVGIYEVMKISEKTASIIMEGGNSLDIANQAQSEGYNNLRQSALLKAKSGVTSLSEVNRVTA, encoded by the coding sequence ATGAAAGGAATTCATCGCCAATCCAGTTTACTGTCAGCGTTAGTTCGTAATGAAATAATTGCCAAAGAAAAAGCTGCCGATATTTTCTCTATCAGTCAAAAGAAAAAACAATCGATTATTAGTTACTTGATAACTGAAAACAAGTTATCGCCGTTAATTTTGGCAAAAGTGCTATCCAAAAGTTTTGGCTATCCTTTAATTGATTTAAAACGAATCGATTTGAGCCTCCTGCCTGAAGGCTTACGCAGCGAAAAGCTCATCCTAAAACATAAGGCTCTGCCATTATATTTAAGGGGGGGCATATTATTCGTTGCGGTTTCAGATCCTACTAATATTGATGCCTTAGAAGAATTCCAGTTTAATACTGGCTTTAATACCGAAATGGTATTAACTGATGAAAAGACGTTAATCGACACCATTGAAAATATCTTAGAAGATGAAAATTCAGCGCTTGATATTAGTGACTTAGACCAAGAGGAACTCGGTGATTTAGACGTAGAAGATGAGAAAAAAGAAGAAGATTCAACCAGTGGCGCCGATGATGCACCAATTGTTGTATACATTAACAAAATTCTGTTAGATGCGATTAAAAAAGGCGCCTCTGATTTACATTTTGAGCCGTTCGAACATAAATTTAGAATTCGTTTTCGCGTCGATGGAATTTTAACAGAAGTGGCTACACCTCCGGTAAACCTTTCAGGTAGGATGACCGCACGTTTAAAGGTAATGTCAAAACTTGATATCGCCGAGCGCCGTGTGCCACAAGATGGTCGGATAAAATTAGCGGTTTCTAAGAAAAAATCTATCGATTTTCGTGTTTCTACCTTACCCACTATGTGGGGAGAAAAAGTGGTAATGCGTATTCTTGACTCATCTAGTGCCAAACTAGGCATTGATATACTCGGTTACGAAGATGAACAAAAACAACTTTACCTTGACGCCCTTTCTAAACCGCAAGGCATGATACTAGTTACCGGCCCAACGGGTTCAGGTAAAACCGTATCGCTTTATACCGGCTTAAACATTCTTAATACTGAAGAGCGTAATATTTCTACTGCAGAAGACCCTGTTGAGATAAACCTTGAAGGTGTTAATCAGGTCCAAATTAATAATAGAGCCGGTTTAGACTTTTCCAGTGCGTTGAAGTCTTTCTTACGTCAAGATCCAGACATTGTCATGGTTGGTGAGATTCGTGATTTAGAGACCGCTGAAATTGCAATTAAAGCGGCACAAACCGGTCACTTAGTATTATCCACTTTGCATACTAACTCTGCTGCAGAAACACTTACTCGACTCCTTAATATGGGCGTACCATCTTATAATGTAGCGAGTTCGGTAACGTTAATTATTGCTCAACGTCTTGCCCGCCGATTGTGTAATCATTGTAAAATTGAAGACGACATATCTGAACAGGCGTTAATTGAATTTGGCTTTGAGCCGTCTGAAGTTCCTTCTCTTAAAATATTTAAAGCCGTGGGCTGTGATGAATGCACCAAAGGTTATAAAGGCCGAGTCGGTATTTACGAAGTGATGAAAATTAGTGAAAAAACCGCCAGCATTATTATGGAGGGTGGCAATTCACTAGATATTGCTAACCAGGCGCAAAGTGAAGGTTATAACAATTTAAGACAATCGGCTTTATTAAAAGCCAAATCAGGTGTCACCAGTTTATCAGAAGTCAATCGTGTTACCGCTTAA
- a CDS encoding type II secretion system F family protein: protein MAIASAQHKIAKPKPLEVFLWEGVNRKGKKIKGELSAVNMMELKAQLRKQGVTPLKTKKKPKPLLGMGGDKAINAKDIAVITRQIATMIGAGVPLVQTIEMIGKGNPNGNIRKLLSDIGNKVQSGLPLSECLREHPKYFDNLYCDLVESGEQSGALETIFDRIAIYKEKAEILRSKIKKAMTYPIAVVVIAIIVTSILLIFVVPTFAEIFEGFGAELPGFTLFVVGISDFMIAYWWVVLAFIFAIGYVYKQAHLKSQKFRDQVDVLILKLPIIGMILDKAAVARFARTLSTTFAAGVPLIDALASAAGASGNAVYRDSINEIRTEVTSGMQMNLAMRNTPIFPDMVIQMVAIGEESGALDDMLAKVATIYEQEVDDAVDNLTALLEPLIMAVLGVVIGGLIIAMYLPIFALGSII from the coding sequence ATGGCCATTGCAAGTGCCCAGCACAAGATAGCTAAACCTAAACCTTTAGAAGTGTTTCTTTGGGAAGGTGTTAACCGCAAGGGTAAAAAAATAAAAGGTGAGCTTTCTGCCGTCAATATGATGGAATTAAAAGCCCAGCTTAGAAAACAAGGCGTCACCCCACTTAAAACCAAGAAAAAGCCTAAACCTTTACTCGGTATGGGCGGTGATAAAGCAATAAATGCAAAAGATATTGCCGTAATTACCCGACAAATAGCTACTATGATTGGTGCAGGTGTGCCACTAGTACAAACCATTGAAATGATAGGCAAAGGCAACCCAAATGGTAATATTCGTAAATTATTAAGTGACATTGGTAATAAAGTACAATCAGGTTTACCACTTTCTGAATGTTTAAGAGAACACCCTAAATATTTTGATAATTTATATTGTGACTTAGTTGAATCAGGTGAGCAGTCCGGTGCGTTAGAAACTATATTTGATCGAATTGCTATCTATAAAGAAAAGGCTGAAATTTTAAGGTCTAAAATTAAAAAAGCGATGACTTATCCTATCGCAGTAGTAGTGATTGCTATAATTGTAACGTCAATTTTACTTATTTTTGTTGTACCCACCTTTGCTGAAATATTTGAAGGGTTTGGCGCAGAGCTTCCTGGTTTTACTCTTTTTGTGGTTGGGATTTCAGATTTCATGATTGCCTATTGGTGGGTTGTTTTAGCTTTTATATTTGCGATTGGTTATGTTTATAAACAAGCACACCTTAAAAGTCAAAAGTTCAGAGATCAAGTCGATGTTTTAATTTTGAAGCTGCCTATAATCGGGATGATTTTAGATAAAGCCGCCGTCGCTCGTTTTGCTCGAACGTTGTCAACAACCTTTGCCGCCGGCGTACCATTAATTGATGCTTTAGCCTCTGCTGCTGGGGCCTCCGGCAATGCTGTTTATAGAGACAGCATTAATGAAATTCGAACTGAGGTTACATCGGGTATGCAGATGAATTTAGCCATGCGAAATACGCCGATATTTCCAGATATGGTTATTCAGATGGTCGCTATAGGTGAGGAATCTGGCGCTTTAGATGATATGTTAGCGAAAGTTGCCACCATATACGAGCAAGAAGTAGATGATGCTGTTGATAATTTAACGGCTTTATTAGAGCCATTAATAATGGCTGTATTAGGTGTAGTAATTGGTGGTTTAATCATCGCTATGTATTTGCCAATATTCGCCCTAGGTTCGATTATTTAA